A single Thiohalobacter thiocyanaticus DNA region contains:
- the parA gene encoding ParA family partition ATPase has product MAVIALVGNKGGAGKTTLAINLATGLAHRAAEPTIILDADPQGSSLQWRAFAESETAPGVIAAQADLERLYARRRRDYRHIVIDCPPSVHAPQTLAALRLCDVALIPVQPSPLDLWATVHIERAVTQAREVNPDLRAWLVINQLEPRTKLSRLIRQALDELDLPAAQTAVRRRAAYRASVLEGRTVLDLGRRGAEAAEEINNLISEVIAS; this is encoded by the coding sequence ATGGCCGTAATCGCGCTGGTCGGCAACAAGGGCGGTGCCGGCAAGACCACGCTGGCCATCAATCTGGCCACCGGGTTGGCACATCGCGCGGCCGAACCCACGATCATCCTGGATGCCGATCCCCAGGGCTCCTCACTGCAGTGGCGGGCCTTTGCCGAGAGCGAGACCGCTCCCGGCGTGATCGCCGCTCAGGCCGATCTCGAGCGCCTGTATGCGCGCCGGCGACGCGATTACCGACATATCGTCATCGACTGCCCGCCCTCGGTGCATGCGCCACAGACACTGGCCGCGCTGCGCCTGTGCGATGTCGCCCTGATTCCCGTGCAGCCCTCGCCCCTGGACCTGTGGGCGACGGTTCATATCGAGCGTGCCGTGACCCAGGCGCGTGAAGTGAATCCCGATCTGCGTGCCTGGCTGGTGATCAACCAGCTCGAACCGCGGACAAAACTCTCCCGCCTGATTCGCCAGGCCCTGGACGAACTGGACCTGCCCGCTGCCCAAACCGCAGTGCGGCGCCGGGCCGCGTATCGCGCCAGCGTGCTGGAAGGCCGGACGGTGCTGGATCTGGGGCGCCGCGGTGCCGAGGCCGCAGAGGAGATCAACAACCTGATCAGTGAGGTGATCGCATCATGA
- a CDS encoding YgaP family membrane protein, protein MKINEGSLDRGIRIIVGLALIGLTLAGTIGVWGWIGVLPLVTGLVGWCPGYSLLGISSRKAGS, encoded by the coding sequence ATGAAGATCAATGAAGGCAGTCTGGACCGCGGCATCCGCATCATCGTCGGGCTGGCGCTGATCGGTCTGACCCTGGCCGGCACCATCGGCGTCTGGGGCTGGATCGGCGTGCTGCCGCTGGTCACCGGCCTGGTCGGCTGGTGTCCGGGTTACAGCCTGCTCGGCATCAGTTCCCGCAAGGCCGGCAGCTGA
- a CDS encoding LysR family transcriptional regulator, producing the protein MPSSRDRDYTPPSAMPDYLIRHATLRQLQVFEAIVRLGSFTRAAEELFLTQPTVSMQIKKLTDAMGLTLFEHVGRNVRPTEAGHVLYEACRRMFDTLSNLEMQMADLKGMRRGRLRLGVITTAKYLAPEILGEFSRLYPGVDVALKVTNRDRIIDRMLSNEDDLYIMGQAPSDELEVEAYPFAPNPLVVMAPREHPLVGKKNIPLSRLVEEPFILREPGSGIRDAMLRIFDAHGPRPRVRMELGSNEAIKHAIVGGLGLSVLSLHTLTLEGTDGPVAILDVEGFPIMRQWYLVYPKGKELSLVARTFLEFAREIEPDLRKQVESMWPELNRYMHKEEQGGPPKKKKTARRRKKA; encoded by the coding sequence ATGCCGAGTTCACGTGATCGGGACTACACGCCGCCGTCGGCGATGCCGGATTATCTGATCCGGCATGCCACCCTGCGCCAGCTGCAGGTGTTCGAGGCCATTGTCCGTCTGGGCAGCTTCACCCGTGCGGCCGAAGAGCTGTTCCTGACCCAGCCCACCGTGTCCATGCAGATCAAGAAGCTGACCGACGCCATGGGGCTGACCCTGTTCGAGCACGTCGGCCGCAACGTGCGCCCGACCGAGGCCGGGCATGTGCTCTACGAAGCCTGCCGGCGCATGTTCGACACCCTGTCCAATCTGGAAATGCAGATGGCCGACCTCAAGGGCATGCGCCGCGGCCGGCTGCGCCTGGGGGTGATCACCACGGCCAAGTACCTGGCCCCGGAGATCCTGGGCGAGTTCAGTCGGCTGTACCCAGGGGTGGATGTCGCGCTGAAGGTCACCAACCGCGACCGCATCATCGACCGCATGCTGTCCAATGAGGACGACCTCTATATCATGGGCCAGGCGCCCTCGGACGAGCTCGAGGTCGAGGCCTATCCCTTCGCCCCCAATCCCCTGGTGGTGATGGCGCCGCGCGAGCACCCGCTGGTGGGCAAGAAGAATATCCCGCTGTCGCGCCTGGTCGAGGAGCCGTTCATCCTGCGCGAGCCGGGTTCCGGCATCCGCGATGCCATGCTGCGCATCTTCGACGCCCACGGGCCGCGGCCGCGGGTGCGCATGGAACTGGGCAGCAACGAGGCCATCAAGCATGCCATCGTGGGCGGGTTGGGGCTGTCGGTCCTGTCGCTGCACACCCTGACCCTGGAGGGCACGGACGGGCCGGTGGCCATCCTCGATGTCGAGGGCTTCCCCATCATGCGCCAGTGGTACCTGGTCTACCCCAAGGGCAAGGAACTGTCGCTGGTGGCGCGCACCTTCCTGGAGTTTGCCAGGGAGATCGAGCCGGACCTGCGCAAACAGGTCGAGTCGATGTGGCCCGAATTGAACAGGTACATGCACAAGGAAGAGCAGGGCGGTCCGCCGAAGAAAAAGAAGACCGCCCGCCGCAGGAAAAAGGCCTGA
- a CDS encoding BMC domain-containing protein, whose protein sequence is MANDTYGIALGMIETRGLVPAIEAADAMTKAAEVRLIGREFVGGGYVTVLVRGETGAVNAAVRAGADACERVGDGLVAAHIIARPHREVEPVLDEASGMAGNRPQRS, encoded by the coding sequence ATGGCCAACGATACCTACGGTATTGCGCTCGGCATGATTGAAACCCGCGGCCTGGTGCCCGCCATCGAAGCGGCGGACGCCATGACCAAGGCGGCAGAGGTGCGCCTGATCGGGCGCGAGTTCGTGGGCGGCGGCTACGTCACCGTGCTGGTGCGAGGCGAGACCGGCGCGGTCAACGCGGCGGTGCGTGCCGGTGCCGATGCCTGCGAGCGTGTGGGTGACGGCCTGGTCGCGGCGCACATCATTGCGCGTCCGCACCGCGAGGTCGAGCCGGTGCTGGACGAGGCGTCCGGCATGGCTGGCAACCGCCCGCAGCGCAGTTGA
- a CDS encoding 4a-hydroxytetrahydrobiopterin dehydratase yields the protein MNSEWQERNRPHRLERRYQFPDYSSLRDFLDRAADLSEREGLYPDMGFGRDYVNITIHAEEGAEALSDSQRRFAEQLDELRGTDSAN from the coding sequence ATGAATTCCGAATGGCAGGAACGCAATCGTCCCCACCGTCTCGAACGCCGTTACCAGTTTCCGGATTATTCATCGCTGCGCGATTTTCTGGATCGCGCAGCCGATCTCTCCGAGCGCGAGGGCCTGTACCCCGATATGGGCTTCGGCCGTGATTACGTCAATATCACGATCCATGCCGAGGAGGGCGCCGAGGCGCTGAGCGACAGCCAGCGTCGGTTTGCCGAGCAGCTCGACGAGCTGCGCGGCACCGACAGCGCCAACTGA
- a CDS encoding SulP family inorganic anion transporter has product MPAVFQTLFPFLRWFPLSRAKLRADLLAGITVALVLVPQSMAYAQLAGLPVVYGLYASFVPVIVGSLWGSCSQLHTGPVAMLSLMSAAALIPFASPGSDHFIALSVMLAMMVGVLRLFLGAFRLGAIVNLLSTPVIVGFTNAAALIIGLSQLSKVIGVPFPRTDSYLLDLWRVVTQVPQLHWATLAFALGAWLVIAGLRRVAPSLPGVLIAVVVATVASKLIGFEHRTSVSPEQIEHSSLLATVEAFDKARTRIDQLTTEIADLSRQAERLEQRGGHDAIKEAAGLRAEAAVLEHDLKRLKSDNTLRQVEMHATPLRAVRAPEGVLRFHADADLTEKAEHEPGLWRFSNVSNGTIVLSAGGAVVGDIPQGLPSFELPKMEWGLVPALLPAALVMALIGFMEATSISRAIATTTGERVDTSKELVGQGLANIAGSFFGSYTVSGSFSRSAVAARTGAKTGLFAIISALAVVLVLLSFTAYLYHLPQAVLAVIVMLAVFGLIRIQPLIQAWRIDRVGAVIGIITFAATLLMAPDIANGILLGVVLTVLHYLIRTMRPRAEIVSRKADGTLGGIEAHRLQPLSQDFVPVRFDGSLTFINVAYFEDMVLEAHSEFPRACAVLVIGSGINEIDASGEDRIHEVARRLREVGVCLCFSGLKHQVMQALEKSGLVDELGREAFFPDKETALEMLQERCAGAAERAGAGPRTGGAIHTPVAG; this is encoded by the coding sequence ATGCCCGCCGTTTTTCAAACACTGTTCCCGTTTCTGCGCTGGTTTCCGCTCAGTCGGGCCAAGCTGCGCGCGGATCTGCTTGCCGGAATCACCGTGGCCCTGGTGCTGGTGCCGCAGAGCATGGCCTACGCTCAGCTGGCCGGTCTGCCGGTGGTCTACGGCCTGTACGCCTCCTTCGTGCCGGTCATTGTCGGCTCCCTGTGGGGCTCATGCAGTCAGCTGCATACCGGGCCGGTGGCGATGCTGTCGCTGATGTCGGCCGCGGCCCTGATCCCCTTCGCCAGTCCGGGCAGCGACCACTTCATCGCCCTGTCCGTGATGCTGGCCATGATGGTGGGTGTGCTGCGCCTGTTCCTGGGTGCGTTCCGCCTGGGGGCGATCGTCAATCTGCTGTCCACGCCGGTGATCGTGGGTTTCACCAATGCCGCGGCGCTCATCATCGGCCTGTCCCAGTTGAGCAAGGTGATCGGCGTGCCCTTCCCGCGCACCGATTCCTACCTGCTCGATCTGTGGCGGGTGGTGACGCAGGTGCCGCAGCTGCACTGGGCAACCCTGGCGTTCGCGCTGGGCGCCTGGCTGGTGATCGCCGGCCTGCGCCGAGTGGCGCCGTCGCTGCCGGGCGTGCTGATTGCAGTGGTGGTGGCCACGGTGGCCAGCAAACTGATCGGGTTCGAACACCGTACCAGTGTCAGTCCGGAGCAGATCGAACATAGCTCATTGCTGGCCACGGTGGAGGCGTTCGACAAGGCGCGTACCCGTATCGATCAGCTCACGACCGAGATCGCCGATCTCAGCCGCCAGGCCGAGCGGCTGGAGCAGCGCGGCGGCCACGACGCGATCAAGGAGGCCGCCGGCCTGCGTGCCGAGGCCGCCGTGCTCGAGCATGATCTGAAGCGGTTGAAATCGGACAACACCCTGCGTCAGGTCGAAATGCATGCCACGCCGCTGCGCGCGGTGCGCGCGCCCGAGGGCGTGCTGCGCTTTCACGCCGACGCGGATCTGACCGAGAAAGCCGAACACGAACCCGGCCTGTGGCGCTTCAGCAATGTCAGCAACGGCACCATCGTGCTGTCGGCCGGCGGCGCGGTGGTCGGCGACATCCCGCAGGGCCTGCCCAGCTTCGAGTTGCCGAAGATGGAATGGGGCCTGGTGCCGGCGCTGCTGCCGGCGGCGCTGGTCATGGCCCTGATAGGCTTCATGGAGGCGACCTCGATCTCGCGCGCCATTGCCACCACCACCGGTGAGCGGGTGGATACCAGCAAGGAACTGGTCGGGCAGGGCCTGGCCAACATCGCCGGCAGCTTCTTCGGCTCCTATACCGTCAGCGGCTCCTTCTCCCGCTCGGCGGTGGCGGCCCGTACCGGGGCGAAGACGGGACTGTTTGCCATCATCAGCGCCCTGGCCGTGGTGCTGGTGCTGCTGTCCTTCACCGCCTATCTCTATCACCTGCCGCAGGCGGTGCTGGCGGTGATCGTGATGCTGGCCGTGTTCGGACTGATCCGCATCCAGCCGCTGATCCAGGCCTGGCGCATCGACCGGGTCGGGGCGGTGATCGGAATCATCACCTTTGCCGCCACCCTGCTGATGGCGCCGGACATCGCCAACGGCATCCTGCTGGGTGTGGTACTGACCGTGTTGCATTACCTGATCCGCACCATGCGGCCGCGCGCCGAGATCGTCAGCCGCAAGGCCGACGGCACCCTCGGTGGGATCGAGGCCCACCGGCTGCAGCCACTGAGCCAGGACTTCGTGCCGGTGCGCTTCGACGGCTCGCTGACCTTCATCAATGTGGCCTATTTCGAGGATATGGTCCTGGAGGCCCACAGTGAGTTTCCGCGCGCCTGCGCCGTGCTGGTGATCGGCAGCGGCATCAACGAGATCGACGCCTCCGGCGAGGACCGCATCCACGAGGTGGCGCGTCGGTTGCGCGAAGTCGGGGTATGCCTGTGTTTCAGCGGCCTCAAGCACCAGGTCATGCAGGCGCTGGAAAAGAGCGGTCTGGTGGACGAACTGGGCCGTGAGGCCTTCTTTCCGGACAAGGAAACGGCTCTGGAGATGCTTCAGGAACGCTGTGCCGGGGCGGCAGAGCGGGCCGGGGCGGGCCCCCGCACCGGCGGCGCGATTCATACGCCCGTGGCCGGCTGA
- a CDS encoding ferritin-like domain-containing protein — MTMAYASADQRVLGYLGRALSLELSAVQLYSTQARLTATWGLTEAAERLRTEAREEMGHVERIIARLLALGAAPNASQLRPVRLGANLEALLQEDQSFEQELVQLYTEAAGHCALQGDHDSRLFFTTLLEEEREHARELAAWIEELKRPAATSGS; from the coding sequence ATGACCATGGCCTATGCCAGTGCCGATCAGCGTGTCCTCGGTTATCTCGGTCGGGCCCTGAGTCTCGAGCTCAGCGCGGTCCAGCTCTACAGCACCCAGGCCCGCCTGACCGCGACCTGGGGTCTGACCGAGGCGGCCGAACGGCTGCGTACCGAAGCCCGCGAGGAGATGGGGCACGTGGAGCGTATCATCGCGCGTCTGCTTGCCCTGGGGGCCGCCCCCAATGCCTCGCAACTGCGGCCGGTGCGCCTGGGCGCCAACCTGGAGGCGCTGCTGCAGGAGGATCAGTCCTTCGAGCAGGAACTGGTGCAACTCTATACCGAGGCCGCCGGTCACTGTGCCCTACAGGGCGATCACGACAGCCGCCTGTTCTTCACCACCCTCCTGGAGGAGGAGCGCGAACACGCACGCGAGCTGGCCGCCTGGATCGAGGAACTCAAGCGACCCGCTGCCACGTCCGGCAGCTGA